One Caldisericota bacterium genomic window, TGCAACGACCGAAGCAATCTCTTCCTTAACAATAAATAATTGTTTTAGGAAAACAAAAAAAGAAGATTTACTTTGAGATCGCCACGTCACTTCTCTTCGCTACGTTCCTCGCGATGACGAAAGTGAGTGTCTTTGCGAGAGAGTGCAACGACCGAAGCAATCTCTGCCCTAACGACAAACAATTGTTTTATAAAAAATTTTTTATAAAAAACTTGACAAGAACTAAAAAAGGGTTTAAAATTATATAAATTAAGTAAATTTATGCAAAAGAAAATGACAGCGAGGAGCTGTATCTTGGTGAATGGACGCTGTAGGATACAGGGAGCTGAGTGGCGTAACCGGCATTTTTTTCTGTTTAATTGAAATATGTTTGACTTAATGAATTTTTGACATAAAATAAAGAATAGAAATTTTATTTTTACATATAAAAGGAGGTGAAAAAGAGAAAAAAGAGAAAAGCATTAGCGGAGCGAAAAGAAAAAGAAGTTTATACGGTTATATTTAAGAAATTAAAAAACAAAAAGGAGGAAAATGATGTTTAAAATTAGTAAAGCAAGAAACAGAAAAGGTTTTACGCTGATTGAACTAATGATTGTAATTGCAATTATCATTATTCTTGCTGCAATTGCAATCCCGAATTATTTGAGGATGACGGAGAGGGCGAAAAAATCAAGACTTGCGGCTGATATGGCAACACTTGCGACGGGACTTGAAACATTCAGAACAGACTGGGGCAGTTATCCGGTGGTTACAACTGCAGAAGCAGTTAGTGATGCTGCTGGTCATGCTGTAATTAATGCTGAATTAGCAGGTCTTGGCGGCACAGCACCTAATACTGCAACTGTAAATATTGCAACTAGGACAAATGTGCTTGGTGAATCGGGACCCATTGAATATTTGAAACCGGGTACATTGAATAGCATTATAGACCCGTTTACAACTACTGCTGCAGCAATAAGCAACGCAGATGGACTAGTTTATTATCTGTCTGATGATAATGGCAACCACTGGGTTACTTTTGCTTATATAAGGACAGATACTGCTGGTGTAACTTTCCTTTACAGGACTGATTCTGTGTCTGCTGCAACAGAAATTTTAACGACCGATGGCGTACTAGTGATTGATGCGGATGGAGTTGTGACGGATAGTTAATCTAGGAAAAGGAGAAGTGGAACAAAAAGGTCAAGTCTTGAAATATAAGATTTTACTCCGGTAAAGGCATTTACAGGGCTGCCGAAAGGCAGCCCTCTTTTATTTCTATCCTGCCATTCTGCTCTTTTCCTTGCCAAAGGTAAGCGTAGCAATCCCTTCTGAAGTTGTTATTGCAAGGCTTCCAACGGAAGCTGAAGCAGTCTCACCTTTTTTTTGCTCAGTCATTTTTGAGGAATGAACGAAATGAGTGACGAAGAATCTCTACTTTAATAACAAAACAAGCGACAAAAGAGAGATCCTTCACTTCATTCAGGGCGACAAAAAAAGAAATATTACTATGGGACTGCCGCGCTACGCTCGCAGTGACGGAGACAGGATGTCTCTACGCTGCACTATCATTACAATAAATATAAAAAATTTTTATATTTATTAACATAAGTTGCATTTAAAAGGCATTTGCGTGGTTATAACGGCCTCCTAACAAATATCAAAAAAACCTTTTTCTCTCCCCCCCTTGCATAATTATATATGTAGGAGAAGGTTAACGTAATAATCTGGCAGCCCTTCCCTGCAAAATATAAAGTGGAGGTGTTTAATGATTATGATTAAGGAAAACAGAAGCATATCTTTTAGTTTTTGCGCTGAATGTCTATTGCAAATTGGTCGGGTGAGGCATTGTCCTTCCCCCTTGTTTAATTACTTAAGGTGGAAATGATGATTAACTTCACCCCGGTTAAAAACAACACCCTTGAAATCCTTGGAAAGGGTAAGCTCTCCTACACAGAGATGAGGATTGCTGTTTATGTTCTAAGAAACTCTCGCGGGTATTCTTTTAACGGCGTAAGGCAGAAATGGACAAAAGAAATGTCAGTACCAGATATAGCAGAAGCAAACGAAATGGATAGAGCAGTCTGCTCGAGGGCAATAAATAAAATGATCAGGGAAAGAAAGCTGTTAAAAAGAGGAGACAAATTCCAGTTCAACGAGCATTTCAAGAGTTGGGTGGTGCAAAAAAATACAGCTGTTGCAAAAAGTCACACTGTTGCAAATTATCACAAAGCTGTTGCAAGTTGCAACAACCAATCTCAAACGAACACAGATGAAAACAAAGTGGACCCGAACCCTAAAGAAACTTTAAAAGAAACTTTAAAAGAAAAAAATATAAATATACTGTCTGACGACAGGAAAGAGATTCAAAACAAAACTATAAACAACGGAATTATAAAAACCAATTCTTCTTCAGTAAAAGGAAAAATGACAAAAGAAGAAGTAGAGCAGTGCATAGACCTTGTGCTCTGGTTTGCAAAAGAAATTCTGCACACAGAAGTACCCGATAAAATATGGATTTCACGAGAGATGAGGAACGCACGCCGCCTGCTTTTTGAAATGAAGCTGCCTATGGAATTTATCAAGAAAATCTGTACCTGGAGGATAAAAGACAGTTTCTGGCGCCTCAAATTTCATTCGCTGGGAAGCATTATTTCACACCTTACGGACTGGACGGGGGAAGCAAAGATGACACCTTTGACATTTACAGCGTGGCTCGATGATCACCTCGCTGATGATTACAGGAAAGAGGAAAACAGGTACGTAAAAGCAAACAGATACCTCATTGCGTTCAAAAAGGCGGCGGGCGGCGGAGTAGTTTTCACGTCAGAGGAAATCCGAAAGAAAACAGTGGCAATACGGATAATGAAAGAAGAAACAAAACATTACACAGGGGGATAAAATGATTATTCTAAAGGAAAAGCTAAAAGAAGTTGAAGGGTTTGCGGAAAAAACAAAAAAGGAAACAGAAAGTATTATCCCCGGAGTTGTTGATGAACTCAATGTGCTTCGCGCAAAGGGAGAATTTGTCGAGACAATATGCCTGGGGCAGAGTAGTAAATTTGCCTGCTGGGAGGGGAACAAGAAAATTTTTGATATCAAAAACAGGTTGAAGGGAATCAGAGAAGATAATTACCAGGATAGGATTTTGAAAGCAACGTATAAAAGATACCTTAAAGCATTAGGCAAGCCAACCATTACTGTCTTTATCCACAGAGAAGACGAAACATTTGTGAAGTGTGTCGTTGATTGTCCTTTCTACGATACGATCACATGCGTATTGAAGAACTTCACGTACCATAAAGAACGCGAGGAATTGTAAGAGGAGATTATTATGTAGAGCTCAGCGACGAAGAAAAGCCGTCATTGCGCGGAGCGTAGCGACAAAGCAATCTCATCCTTAGCAACAAATAATTGTTTTGGGAAAACAATAAAAAAGAAGATTTACCTTGAGATCGCCACGTCACTTCTCTTCGTTACGTTCCTCGCGATGACGAAAGTGAGTGTCTTTGCGAGCTCTTTTCCTTGGCATTTTGTTATTGCCGTGAAGCGACAGCCTTTTTGTCGTTACGAGTAAGATGTCAGGCGAGCGCGGTAATCCCCTCTTTTGCCTTTTTCCCGAAGCAATCGCGCCGTTGTCTTTGTCCAGTCATCGTATCTGATCTACTTAATTAGGGCAGGCGCAAAAACCTGCCCATATTTCATTTGCATCCGTTTTCTATTGCATATATTAGAGATATGTATATAATATATATGAGGTGATAAAAATGGGAGAAATGCTTATAAAAATTCCTGAAGAATTGGCAGCAAAGTTTAGGTCCATTGTGCCAAGAGGAGAGAGAAGCAAAATCATTGCAAAACTTATAGAAGAAGAGGTTAAGAGACGAGATGAGAAATTATACAAGATTGCGCTTGAACTGGAAAAGAATGAGAAATTAAATAAAGAGATGGAAGAGTGGAACATAACAACTGGAGACGGAATTGAGTAACTTTGAACGCGGAACTATCTACTGGGTGAATCTTGATCCAACAAGTGGATCAGAAATAAAGAAGAAAAGGCCATGTGTGCTTGTGGGTGCAACGCCTGTCAATATGGCAAGAAGGACAGTGATTGTCGTTCCACTATCTTCTTCTGCAAAGCCTCTGCCCCCGTTAACTGTAGAAGTTAATGCGCTTGGAAAGAAAGTTGTTGCTGTATGCGATCAGATTAGAGCGGTTGACAAATCAAGGCTCGTGAAAGAAGTAGGTAAGTTAAACTTGCCTGATCTTAGGAGAGTTGTAGAATCCATCAAGGAAATTATCAGTTGAGAAAACCCCTCAAATTTCAACGGAAAAAATGTTTATAGAAAAATAATTATACTGTTTTACTGTTTGCGAAATTTGGGCATCTGCGTGCATGATGTTTAGGATTGTAGGTTGCAGAAGAGTAAATTTGCTGAAGAGTAGCGCAGGCAAACTCGCTCACAAAGATTGTCCTTACATCTAACTGATTTCTTTTACTTTGTTGATTAAAAATTCAAATGCACCTTGAAACTCCGGCAGGTGCCCGAAAAGAATGGGTTTTAACTCCTTTACCCAGATGTTTTCTGTTTTTTTAAGTTTTTCCGTAAATAATTCTAATGAGAAATTTTTTTCATAATGATTTAACTTTTCTTCTACAATTTTCAGCTGAGGCGTATAACCTTCCTTTATAAGGAACCAGAGGTCATAAACATCTCTTGCTTTACTTCTTGTTAATATAGCCCTTATTTTTTCTGCTGCGACTTCTGAGAGGTGCATTCCTGAAAGTACTTTTATTGGCAAACCATAAGGCTCTATTTTTGTTAAAATGGAGACAGGTTTGAGAATAATTTTTTCTCTTCTGTTTATTTCAATGTAAACATAGCATAGATCAATGTCTAATGTGTTTAGTGGACCTTTTGCGCTGACTCTAAATGAAAGTGTTTTTTCATTATCCGAAATTATTTTTAATGCGTTGTCTACTCCAAAGAATTCAAGTGATTCAGAGACCATCTCTGGTAGATTTTTGCTTAATCTACCAGATGCTGTAAAATCAAGATCTTCTGAGAATCTTGGCAAATTATTGAAAAACCATAAATAAGTTCCGCCTTTCAGAACAACTGGCTCTTTCCCTATGGCGACTAAAATTAGCGACTGAATATAATGTTTTTCTTGCTGCCATGGACGCATTTCGTATAATCTGGCTATCTTTATGAGGTCATTTTTGTTTATCATTGTTTTGATGTCTCCTTTACCAGTTTTTGAATCTTTTTGTTGAATTTTTTTGAATATTCCAAAAGGTTTTTGGTGTCAAGCTGACTAAAGACTTCTTTCAAAAATGATTCCTTGATTTGTCCCAGGTGTAGTCCGTCAAGCACAGCTTTTTCCTTATCTGCAACGAAAATATAGCTATTGCCTTTCTTATATACCTTATATCCAAAGAATAATTTCCTTGAAATTTTGTGATACTCTACCCCTAAGTCAGGGTATGTTCTTGTGTTCCTGGGGTTTATACACTGTATGTTTTTAGAAATTTGCTGCACAAGCCCGTGAAAATTAAGAGCAGACAAAAGAGATATGTAAGAAGGCTCGAAAAGTTGTGTAGCAATAATGTATTCGTCGTCAGTGAAGGATATTTTTCCTCTTATTAGTTTCCTTGCAATCCCCGCTTTCACAAGTCTTGAGATGTAAACTTTTGCAATCTCTCTTTTTTTCCCAATTAAATTTGAGAGGCTTAATGAGTCAAATACCATCCTGCCCGAATTAATTGCCTGCTCTTTTATCTTGTATAAATTTGTTTCTTTCAAGTTCTCATCCTTAAGATCATCATACCCAAGTAGCTATATAGTTACCTCAGTGTGACAAAATTTATTATATTATAACAAGAAAATTAAAAAAGTAAACAAAAAAAGATTGAAAAATTTAATATCTTTCCATTTAACAGGAGTAATTTTTGATATTTTTTAAAATAGTATATAAAAGAAGGTTTTATTGAAAAAATTTAAGTAGAGAGGATGGCATTACATACTTCTTTGTACTATAGGTCTTTGCGCTCTTTTCCTTGACATGTATTACGCTGTGAAGTGACAGCCTTTCTGTCTTTGCGAGAAAGGAACATTAGCGACTGACGCGGCAATCTCCTCCTTTGTTTCTATCCTGTCATTCTGTTCTTTTCCTTGACATGCATTATACTGTGAAGCGACAATCTTATCACACCCTGTCTTTGCGAGGGAGTGCAACGACCGAAGCAATCTCATCCCTAACAATAAATAATTGTTTTAGGAAAATAATAAAAAAGAAGATTTA contains:
- a CDS encoding prepilin-type N-terminal cleavage/methylation domain-containing protein, with the protein product MFKISKARNRKGFTLIELMIVIAIIIILAAIAIPNYLRMTERAKKSRLAADMATLATGLETFRTDWGSYPVVTTAEAVSDAAGHAVINAELAGLGGTAPNTATVNIATRTNVLGESGPIEYLKPGTLNSIIDPFTTTAAAISNADGLVYYLSDDNGNHWVTFAYIRTDTAGVTFLYRTDSVSAATEILTTDGVLVIDADGVVTDS
- a CDS encoding type II toxin-antitoxin system PemK/MazF family toxin is translated as MSNFERGTIYWVNLDPTSGSEIKKKRPCVLVGATPVNMARRTVIVVPLSSSAKPLPPLTVEVNALGKKVVAVCDQIRAVDKSRLVKEVGKLNLPDLRRVVESIKEIIS
- a CDS encoding nucleotidyl transferase AbiEii/AbiGii toxin family protein, whose amino-acid sequence is MINKNDLIKIARLYEMRPWQQEKHYIQSLILVAIGKEPVVLKGGTYLWFFNNLPRFSEDLDFTASGRLSKNLPEMVSESLEFFGVDNALKIISDNEKTLSFRVSAKGPLNTLDIDLCYVYIEINRREKIILKPVSILTKIEPYGLPIKVLSGMHLSEVAAEKIRAILTRSKARDVYDLWFLIKEGYTPQLKIVEEKLNHYEKNFSLELFTEKLKKTENIWVKELKPILFGHLPEFQGAFEFLINKVKEIS